GTCCAGCTGCCATGGCAGCATGAAATGCATATGCTTGTAGTCAGATCTCCAAGTCTGCAGTGCCAGTAACTGCTGGAGTTGTACAGGGCCTTTTCTGTGTGCATTGATGTCTCACAAAGAAAATCGGTCTTAGGACTTAATAAAGTGATTCTGCTGGGAGTAAATGTGTTGGAACTAGCAACCTTCTATCACAAGGGGGAGTCAATGAACTTGCTCAGTAAACTTGGGTGCAGCTACTTGGACATTTTTGCCAGAAAGCTCTATTTGCGTCAGCTCAACTTTGGAAATCTTCAGTCTCAGAAcatgtccttttcttttcttttaaggtCTCTCTGGAAGTTAGATTTGTGCACTGTAGTCCTGCCTCAGATAGAAAAACTACTCCAAAGTAAATATGAAAGGTGAGGCCACGAGAACATGATGTGCTTGTTGGGGAAGGTGTGGATGTTCGTAAGAGAGCTCTGCTAAGCATTTTGTAGCTGAAAGAAAATCCTGGAAAGTCATAGTAGACACAGTATTATGCTGATACCACACCTGGAAAAGAGCAGTGGAGTTGCCAAGTGAGTGTGGGAAAAGATATGTAGTATAGTGGGAAAGTATATGGAGGCAGGAAGTCCTCAGTAAGAACAGGATGTTGAGATTTGATGTAGGTGTGTTGGTCTGAAGGCAGGTATGACAGCCAGGAGGGGTCAAACAGGTGTAGACCAAGTGTGCTCTGTGCGTTGATGATTAAACTGTTGACTTGGGACAAAGGGAATGAAGTCTAGCAACAGTCCTGGGGTTGCTTAGAAGACTTCTTTGAATCTGATCATTAGGTGGGAAGAAAATGCAGCATCTCGCTTAAGATGGGGTTTTCTGTCCTTCTTTCCTACTAGGAGAGAGGATCCTTCCAGGTGCCCTCAGCAGGACACCTCTGCTCTTGAGCAGAAAAGTCTCACTTAGCAGTGTATATGCCAGGACATTTTAAAAGGGCTCACTTTGTCAGTCTCAACTTGAACCAAGACTGTGTTGGCACTCGTTTGGTACTTGTCTCCTTGCCTGGTTACAGGTGGTGAAGGGGAGTTGTTTGAGTACATTATCCCCAGTGACTGGATGTGTGtgagggctggctgctgggaggaaaggaaTGGAATTCAAGTGGGACTTGAttctctgtttgctttccagTTACGTGCAGACTGGCTGCACCTCCTTGAAACTCATTCTCCAGAGATTCCTGCCATTGATCACAGACATGCTTGCTGCACCACCTTCGGTCGGCGTAGACATCACCAGAGAGGAAAGGTGAGGCACTTACCCACCTCTACTTGCTTCCTTTCAAACCAGCCTTTCTCTTGGTGAGTCTTGCTCCTTTCCATCAAGGTTTTGATACTAGACTGGGCATGCCTTCCCTTTTGTCTGCAAATACCAAACCCTCCTGCTCTGAGGAAAGGGCcaaggactgttttttgtttttttttttttttttccccctctctctctgtgtATTGAGTCATACCTAACCAAAGTGCAAATATGTCAGAAGTAAAGCCAGCTGGTGGCTGCACCCTTCACCTCACAAGGCACATGAGCTGTCAGCCAGACCTTGGATTTCCAGTTCATTCATAGGATAGCTCTGCTCTGAGAACTGGCTCTCCAGAAACAgcacctccttcctccccagtcTTTACCGCCAAAGGGGAAAACAGGAGTGAAAGAGCCCTTGTGTGAATGCCATTCTCCTGCATCATCAGGATGTGGGCTGAAGAcaagctgcttctgcagagtCATGCTCCTGTTTCAACCAGGCCACTTGCAGGGCTTGCATTTTCTCTCCTGCTTGGGCTGAATCTTAGGCGCTTCAGGAGCAAGCACATCTATGTAGCTGAGCATTCATGCTGTGTCTGTTGTTTTCACAGGCTCCATAAATGCAAGCTGTGCTACAAGCAGCTGAAGAACATCAGCAACATTGTCAAAAACAAGTCTGGGCTCAGTGGCCGCCATGGTAGTGCCTTCCGGGAACTGCATCTCCTCATGGCTGTCCTGGAGTGACAGCTGCCACCTCCTCATCTGCAAACACGTGGCCAAAATCCCCTCTGCTCTTGGTCTGACTGGATTTCACCTCTCTGTGTGTTCATCCTTCCACCACAGCACAGTAGGGAACAGGAATCTTGCTGGCTGGCCACCTGTCCAGCACCAGTACCTAATGGGCTAGGTATAAGACCTGAGTGGAGAGGTGCCTGTGCGGTGCAAGGGGACCAGGCTGGCTGAGGATTCTGCAAAAAATCCCTGTAGGGAAGCAgcttcatttcagctttttacCTCAGCATCAAGCTCTGAGTTGCTCTGTCTCTGCGTGCTGGCCTTACTCTGGCTGGAGGGCTCCAAACCTGCTTGTCACCTTTCCTTCACGCATGTGTGCTGTTGGTTCTTGACACTCGGCTCTGATGGCCCAggcctgctctctgcagcatgctgaggactgcagcttttgtcCCCCAAAAGCCTGCTGTGGTGTGGAGCACCCTTTCCCTACAGAAAGGACTTGACCTCTTCTGCTGGCACATGGGACCAGCCTTGTTGGCTTGCTTCAAAAAAATGTGAGCCAGGACACTGTGCCACCACACCTGGTATAGTCTCGAGGGCCTGTTTTGAGAGGAAGTTGTCTCATAACTTGACAATCCCTGCTGGTAACCCTGCCCCACAGAAGATTAGTATCTTCAGACTGTTGCTGGGAAATGAGGTCTACCTGGATCTGTCGACCTATATGACTTCAATAGGACTTGCCGTACATGTTTGCCTTTGGGGGTAAGGGTGGAAGAATGGAGGGACGTGGACTAATGTCTCTCTACATCCACTGGAGCACTCTTAGGATTGTGGTtttattgttctgttttgtcATCCTGTCTGTCCctgttttcccctcctcccccagtccAATAAATGGCTGTCAAAACCCTTCTgtccctctttcttctttcctttgggGAAAGAGGCTCCTGTTGGTGcctcccctgctcctcccagtCTGTCTCCTGTTTTATACACTGGAGCCTGTTGTCTAGGAAACTGTAACttataatgaattttaataataaaagatttGTAACTTTTCTTAAGTTGTGTCAAATGTCTCAGTCTCTTTAAGTGCTGTTCACTTTGGCATGGCTTCTGGCTGGGAGCGGATAGGGAAAGCGGGGCTTTGTGTTCTGTGTGCCTAGCAGGGCTCTAGAACTCACCTAGAAGGGTGAGTTTTCTCACCCTTCCTGTTGGGAGGCTGTGTTGAGTAAGTGGATACTGTGAGTAAGTGTTCACGCTCACCAGGTGTCTACCTGAAATGCTGTGGGAGGCTTTGCTCTGCTGGGTAGGTCCCAGCCCTAAGAGCAACATCAGCATTTGTGGATTGTCTTTCTCCCGGGCCTGATGAAGATCTCCTCCCcacctgctttccagcaggttgCAGGGTAGTAGTGCACAGGTTAGGTGCTGCCTCCAAGCTTGTATGGCactttgtgctttttctgtgaagctattAAGCCAGGTGCTAGTGTTTGAGGGAGGAGACCCGCTTCCAGGTGTATATATAGGAGCCAGCAGTAAAGCTGATAGTTCATCCATCCAACCATGGTCAAGTTTTAAGAAGACTGAAGGGCCTGACCAGCAGTTAAATACTAAATCTCTCACTAACTAAAGGAGGCTGAtagcagcaattttttttttttatttttttagccttGCTGCCAGGCTTGAGCTGTTCCTGTCTGCCCTAAAACaggtggaagaggagggagTTAATGGGTTTTTCCAGCAGAGCACcaaaggagatgctgcaggaCTAGGGAGGGAGCAAGTGCACTCACAGACCAAGGCTCAAACACCTTCAAGGGAAATAACAGCAGCACAAGAGGACTGGCTTTAACAGTTTAATATAAGTTTTGttataaaacatgttttgttttgttttttaaattaaaatacatagaaaaatcTACTCTTACAAAAGACTagatttatttccccccccaactttttttttttttaagattacaGTGTGGAAGTGTGACAGGAGATGGCCATGGCAGGAAGGATCCAGTCAGGTGTTTGCTGGAGAAGAAAGTGACCTGGGGCTGGCTGTCCCAGGAGGGGTGCAGGCTCTTGTGCTGCCTCCCCCCTGACCCCACCAGCTGCTGTCACGACACGTAAGCTAATAAGTCTGGGCTGGAGGTTTGTTTCGCACTTGTTTCTCATTCCACGACCATGTAAACGggatataaatatttcaaacgCTTTCACCTTGACCACACTGTGATCGCTGTTGAGAAGACAACTGTTAAATAACTTTACAATAGCTTCCTTCAAGACTGCTAAGACCACACAGCTGCCACAAAACACGGGCAGACCCACGCCTGCTCTTCCCTCCGTCTGGAGCTTCCCAGGGTGGGCCAGCATGGGACCCCCAGCAGTTCAGCACACGCACGGCCCTTTGTGCAACAGGGCTTGAAACCTATGGGGAAAGGAGTTGCTGGGCTTTTTCTAGCTTCAAATATGGGAAGTGCTGCTCCAGAAGATGCTGGGTGGGTGCCTGGCCGTAACATGAAGCAGGGCAGAACCTTGTTTCTGGGAGGCCAAGCACAGCCAAGCGCACCCCATGCCTCATTCTGTACCTCAGGACTGTGCCAGGCTCCTATagcagcagcatcccagctCGGTGAGGTGGGGACCACCCAGCTCCAGCTTGTGTGCAGTTCTGATCCCTCCAGCCAGATAGCACAGCTGTCCCAAAAAAGCTGGAGAGGTGGAGGgagcacccagcagcttcccacTCCCGATCCTGGCTAAAAGCATCCGTCCAGCAAGAAAGAAGTCACAGAGCTGCGTGTCTCATGGGAAGAGGTGCCATGGCAGGAAGGGATGCCACTACCCCCCGGTCACGGATCCTGGTGGGTCCGGGGCACTGAGGTGGGTGAGGGGAGCGCACCAAAGCCTTCaccctctgcagccagcagccagctctcCAGCAAGCAGCCCAGTCTTGTAGCGGGCCTGGTGCTAGAAGCCAGCACCTGTCACACAGGGACTGGCCTCAGCTTCCCTGGGGGGAGACAGACACGCGAGGGTCACGCCAGGCCAAGGGCACGGCCATCACAGCCCAAGCCCAAGCCCTCGCCAGCGGTGTTTCGGCAGGCCCCGCGTGAGCTGGTCCCGCGAGCGTCCCTGCAAGTGGTGCAGCCCAGCACACCTGCCCTTGCAAGGCCGAAGCAGAGCCCTCCACCGGCTCCCAGGCACATACACTCACCTGGCAGCCACAGCTGCCCCTAATTCAGGCTGAAATTGAAGGGAAGAGAGGTTTAGCTgggggcactgctgctgccccacaACATCACTGCCCCTGTGTCCCACATGCAGCCAGAGCTGCCCGCAGAGGCTTTGCAACCCTGCACTGCCCTGTGCTGTGACAGGGTGCTCTTGGGGAAGTCCAAACCAGGCTCCTGACAGCTAATTAGCCATCAGTTAATGAGCTGATTACAGATCAGCTAGCTCCACTACACAGGCTTTGactgccagcagctggctgggaCGAGGCTGGTGGTGGGGAGCGTCCTCTGCCAGAGGGATGCTGGtcaggagcagcagggatgtGGAGCTGGGGCCGAGATGCCCCACCACCCACCTGAGGTCTGGAGCTTCCTGCGGATGGAGGTAGCACGGCCACTGGGTGGCCCTGGGCTGGGCGACGCATGGCCCCGGCTGGAGGATATTGCAGTCCCCGGCACGTCCCCCTGGGGAGAAGATGAGACATGGCCATCGGTCAGGTCGTGCTTCAGGGGCAGCCAGAGAGGAagggtgccagcagcaccttggttacctccagctgctcctggctgggccAGGACGCCAGCTCAGCCTTGCGAGAGATGGGGCCGAGCTCCACAGAGCGAACCCTCTCGGCGAACTTCAGGGAACACAGCGTCTCGCTGGTGTTCTTCTCGGCGGGGGAgacctgcagccagcaggagcagcagcgtgTCACCCCACTAGCCACCCACACTCCTCCCAggctctcctgccccagctctcgAGCATGGCAAATGCCACGAATGGCGGGGTCGTGCTATTATTAACCTGCCGCTCCTGAGACAGCCCTGTGCATCTGCACCCGAGCTGTCATCTCAGCCAGACATATATCCCTGTCACCAACTGCCCCTGCTTTAGGGATAGCCAAGAAAACTACAGCAGGTGGCAGCAGTTCATGCATCCCCCGACAGTGCTTGGTGCGGCTGCAGGCAGTcataggggctgggggcagagggcaAGGATGGAGCTACCAGAGCCCAGAGCCCTCCTGGCAAGAGGGGACAGGGAAACTTCTACACGGCAGGCCATGCTGATAGGATGGCATGTGCATTCccacagggagggagggatcaggcccagcagcaggaaaaggtgagccccctccccagcagggtGAAACTGCTCCAATCAGCTGATTTCCATGCCACGCATGCCCTGGTCCCCAGCCCCTACCTGCACCATCATGAGGGTCTTGCTGTCCCCGCTGAGCGAGTCCTGCAGCAGGTAGGTCAGCTTGGAGTTGCGGAAGGGCACGTGGCCCTGCCGGGAGCGCAGGGCATAGATCACGTCCCCCAGTGCTGATAGCGACTTGTTGATGTACTGCGCCTCGCGGAGCCGGCTGCCCTCCGCGCCTGACCGCCCGACACGCTCCGAGCCGGCCAGGTCCACCAGGTTCAGCTTCCCTGGGAGCACAGAGCCGCACCACAGCTTTTGACGGTGCTGCCGGCCCCTGCCCAGATGCCCCGGTGACGGGTCCAGTACCCACCTGTGGTGCGCAGCCCCGTGCTGCGGTCGAGGCCGTGGACAGTGACGATGAGGAGAGCATGAGAGCGGGAGCTGTGCTCGTTCAGGTTGGTGCACTCCGTCACCCGCTTGACATGGCCAAACTCAAAGACCTTGGGGGAGAGAGGCGGTCAGGCCAGGCCTGCCCCAAGCCCctcacagcccctgcagctgccaccGCCTCCAGAGAGCTCTGAAAGGTGCCTAAGTCCATCAGGGTGACGAGTGCTCCTCCGGCCTCAACCCCAGTGATGCATTGGAGGCAGGTGGTGAATGGCAGCCAGGGCGAACCAGTGGTGGTTGGTATCCTGCtaatccccccccagccacccaggccccacatatttatttttaacacccCTTCAACTCAtgcaaagagctgctgctcGTCTCATGGCAGGGTGTCGGCTGTATCCCACCCAGGGGTCTATTCTGGGCTCTTTCACTCCCCAGCACTTTGGAAATGCTTCTGAACCTGGGGTAACACCATACAGACCCCGGCAGAGcttccagctccctcctggTGTTGCCGTGAACCCAGCGGCAAATGCTAGCACGCCCTGAAGCCATCCTAAGGGGGGCTGCGCAGTAACTTGGTGccaccctcctgctcccctcacCTTGTTGATGTCCTCCACGCTCTGCACCCTGAACTCGGTCAGCCCGGGCACATAGAGCTGCCCACTGCCATCAGGGCACAGCTTGATCTCCAGCTTCTCCTGgggctccttccccagcaggtCCCTGGGAAGGGAGCACCCATTACTGCCCCGCAGGCatgtcgtgtccccccccccgctgtgTGCCACTCTGCACGCGCACCCGCATtgccagtgcccccagtaccctGTTCCAGCCCTGCGGGAGCCACTTCCAGCTCTGACAGAGCCACTTCCTCCTGGGATATTTCGTAGCCAATTTATAGACCTCAtctctccctgtccccactgCTTTCCTGTGTGCCCGCTAGGTATGTGACGCGGAGCAGATGCGCGCTTGGGGCATCTTCGCTAGGGCCGTTGCTGGTCCCCGAGACGCTAGCGAGCACCAGCGGCTGCTGCCATCACCCCCCGCAGCTCCCAGCTTCCTCCCACTGTCAGCATCCAGGCAGGGCCgcgggcagggaagggaaatgttTCTCATTCTCTCAGCTCCCAGTGTGCAGTTTCTAAATATAACAGCCAGAGGCTGGGGAGCCAGGGGCACGGGGGAGGTGTTTCAAACCCGCCGGAGGAAGACAAGGCAGGAGTCAGAGCCAGAGGGAGCCCATATAAGCAGAAGGAGCTCAAgggagagggagctgggagTGGTCCCAGACAAGCTCTTCGAACGAGTGGCATGcactggggaaaataaataaataaataaaaatccttacaTGGCCAAATCCAGGGCCTAAGGCCCTGAGATTATGATGCGCagccaaggcagagctggctccCAAGCGCCGTGCCCGTGCCCCGTGGAGGTAAAGAACCGCGCAGCACGGCGCCCCCCAGCAGAAAACTTCCAGCTGCCTGAGCCCCCGGCCCACCAGCTCCCGGCGTACCTGAGCGCCTCGTTGTAAATCTCAGCCACGCTGACGGTGATGGCGTAGTCCCAGTCAGATGCCTTGCTCCGCACctcagagaagagcagctgcagggcccGCTGGTTGATCCCCGGGTTTGCAGAGGTTCCCTGATAAATTGGGCAAGAAAGGGGGGGGAAGAAACAACCcgttgtgtgtttttttttttttttttttaagatgcggcaaagcagaagtaaagcccagaagctgcagcaacagccactctgagctggggctgcagagacCACGCAGGGCccgggcagagctggggcaagGTGGGGAGCCTCCGTGTGGTCACGTCCCCGATTCACCCCAGGACTGATCTAATGCCCAGCCTGGGTAAGCGAGGGCACCGAGACGCAGGGCACAGAGGGCAACGTGGGACAGGAAAccgaggaagaagaggaagacaaagCCAGGCAAAGTCACCTCCATTGTGTACGTTTTTCCTGCCCCTGTCTGTCCATAGGCAAATATGCAGACATTGTAGCCATCAATGCAGGAAGTAACCAGGGCCTGAACCTCTTGAAACACCTGTGGTGGACCAGGGAGCATTAAGGAGAAGTTGTCCACATCCCTCCAAGATGTCAGAGCTGCCACTGACAGCAGCACGTGGGCGCAGAGGTGACAGCACCCACCTCCTCCTGGGACGCCTGTGGTGGAAAGACCTTGTCCAGCTCAAAGGACACCTGCTTCCCCTTGTGCAGGAGGTGAAGGACGGCATCATCGTTGGCATCGAACGTCACCGCATTGGCTGCCTCCGGACCCTCACCGTCCTCCTTAGTGATGGGACGGACCCGACCGAAGACGCGGATGTTTCCTTGGCGGGGAGCAGAGACAGCGTTGGCCCCGGTGCACCTCATTGCCCCGCAACACCCGGAGATGCCACCGAACACTGGGTGGGACGAGCACCACCTCACCCGGCATCTTCCCGAGGCCACCGGGGTGGGGGTGCAGGCCCCCTGCCAGGATCAGCCACCTCCCCATGCACCTTTCAGCCGCACCAGCTCATTGTGGCACTTCTTGCGGAGCTGCAGCTCTCGACGGTACTTCCGCAGCAGCTCCCGGTTGGTGTTGTTCACCTCCTCGATGGCCTGGCCGATCTGGGTGCGAGGGCGGCGGCTCAGCAACCCCCTTGCACTCCCACTGCTCCGCGTGGGGAGTGGAGACAGGGTGtggaggggggcagcagggccaaCCCTGAGCTCACCTCAGCCCTGGCGCTCCGCAGGGTCtcctggaggagcagggggaagtCCCGGACCTGCCTCTTCAGGCTGTTGTAGTCATGGGTGAGGGTACGCAGCGCTGGCTGCAGCGTCAGCAGGTTGGTCCGGACACCTGTGGGCACAACCCGAGCGCGGGTGATGATGGGTGGCCCCAGCCCTACGAACCCCACAAGCCCAATGCCCTCCTCACCTGCCAGGTTTTCGTGCACCGCCTTCATCTCCACTTGGGCGCGGGAAAACGCCTCTTCAATGGCACGGTTTTTCTCATCCTCCATTGCCTGCATCTCCTCCAGCATCTGCCCGTGGGCCCGCTCCAGCTCAGACTCGTACATTGCAATCTGGGAGGGGGGTTGGTAGGGTGATGCCAGTGATGCACCCACTGCTGCACCACACAGCCCACCACAGCATGGCATGCTCAGGCACCCAGCCAAGGTGAAGCATGATGCAGGCAGGTGTTGCAGTGGCTTCATGTCTGGTTTACAACCGTTGCACTGCTACGGTTGGCTACCCATACCTGGGCCCGGAGCTGAGCTGCTGTCTTCtgggagctctgcagctgctgctccatctCCTTCAGCACCTGCCTCTGCATCcccacctgctcctgcaggtaCTGGTTTCGGGACTGGCTCTCTGACAAGGCCTGCTTCGCCTTGGTTGACTCCACCTCCACTGTCTTGATGATGTACTGAGGGAAACCACCCGGAGACGCTGCGCCAAGGGCCAGGGCTGCCCGTCCAGCAGCACCTGAGGGCCGGGACAGAGCCGGCATTGCCCCCGTAGGGCTAATTTACAAGGAGGGCTGCATTTAagggcagcacagcaccaccaACGCGCTCAGGCCAGGTGGGATTGGCAGCACCCACCAGACCCAATTACACACCCAGCCTGTCTCCCCTTGCCCAGGCAGGAGACAGTCCCGGCCAGCTCGGGGAGCTGGTGCAGAGCCCCACAGTGCTCACCTTTatctgctggggctgggacttGAGGCTGGCGATAGTCTCCTGGCTGTCCCGCAGCCGCCGGCTGAgccgctcctcctcctcggctCTCTCGGCCAGCGAGTCCTTGAGCCGCAGCTCCACCTCAGCCAGGCGGTTCGTCTTCTGCTGCACCTCCACGTCCAGCTCTGCCAGCTTGGCCCgtgcctcctctgcctcccgctgcagctgggacagccGCTCCTGCAGCCCCGCGTTCTCCTAGTCCCGAGACAGCTCAGCTGAGGCCGCGGTGCCCACCGGCGCCCGCCGTCCCACCAGCACCGCCGCCACCAGGGACTCACTTGGAGGTGGGTGCAGCCCCTGCACTGTGCCTGCTGCCGCCGCAGCTCCCGCAGCTCCCCCTCACGTGCCTTCATCTCCTGCCGCAGGCGCTCGTTCTCGGCTGCCAGCAGGTCCCGGTGCTTCTCCAGGTCCGTGCCGCCCTGCTGGGGGGAGAGGTTGAGCCTGTGACAGGGAGCCCCCGTGGCTGGAGCCCCCCGTGACCAGGGGGATTTCGCTGCATGCCATGGGGTGGTGGCA
The Anser cygnoides isolate HZ-2024a breed goose chromosome 12, Taihu_goose_T2T_genome, whole genome shotgun sequence genome window above contains:
- the KIFC3 gene encoding kinesin-like protein KIFC3 isoform X11; translated protein: MAGPCLWPDLTAKESLLSPESRIRPEMSEEVENLKANLLDQAQEISRLRSELGGTDLEKHRDLLAAENERLRQEMKAREGELRELRRQQAQCRGCTHLQENAGLQERLSQLQREAEEARAKLAELDVEVQQKTNRLAEVELRLKDSLAERAEEEERLSRRLRDSQETIASLKSQPQQIKYIIKTVEVESTKAKQALSESQSRNQYLQEQVGMQRQVLKEMEQQLQSSQKTAAQLRAQIAMYESELERAHGQMLEEMQAMEDEKNRAIEEAFSRAQVEMKAVHENLAGVRTNLLTLQPALRTLTHDYNSLKRQVRDFPLLLQETLRSARAEIGQAIEEVNNTNRELLRKYRRELQLRKKCHNELVRLKGNIRVFGRVRPITKEDGEGPEAANAVTFDANDDAVLHLLHKGKQVSFELDKVFPPQASQEEVFQEVQALVTSCIDGYNVCIFAYGQTGAGKTYTMEGTSANPGINQRALQLLFSEVRSKASDWDYAITVSVAEIYNEALRDLLGKEPQEKLEIKLCPDGSGQLYVPGLTEFRVQSVEDINKVFEFGHVKRVTECTNLNEHSSRSHALLIVTVHGLDRSTGLRTTGKLNLVDLAGSERVGRSGAEGSRLREAQYINKSLSALGDVIYALRSRQGHVPFRNSKLTYLLQDSLSGDSKTLMMVQVSPAEKNTSETLCSLKFAERVRSVELGPISRKAELASWPSQEQLEGDVPGTAISSSRGHASPSPGPPSGRATSIRRKLQTSGKLRPVPV
- the KIFC3 gene encoding kinesin-like protein KIFC3 isoform X10; protein product: MAGPCLWPDLTAKESLLSPESRIRPEMSEEVENLKANLLDQAQEISRLRSELQGGTDLEKHRDLLAAENERLRQEMKAREGELRELRRQQAQCRGCTHLQENAGLQERLSQLQREAEEARAKLAELDVEVQQKTNRLAEVELRLKDSLAERAEEEERLSRRLRDSQETIASLKSQPQQIKYIIKTVEVESTKAKQALSESQSRNQYLQEQVGMQRQVLKEMEQQLQSSQKTAAQLRAQIAMYESELERAHGQMLEEMQAMEDEKNRAIEEAFSRAQVEMKAVHENLAGVRTNLLTLQPALRTLTHDYNSLKRQVRDFPLLLQETLRSARAEIGQAIEEVNNTNRELLRKYRRELQLRKKCHNELVRLKGNIRVFGRVRPITKEDGEGPEAANAVTFDANDDAVLHLLHKGKQVSFELDKVFPPQASQEEVFQEVQALVTSCIDGYNVCIFAYGQTGAGKTYTMEGTSANPGINQRALQLLFSEVRSKASDWDYAITVSVAEIYNEALRDLLGKEPQEKLEIKLCPDGSGQLYVPGLTEFRVQSVEDINKVFEFGHVKRVTECTNLNEHSSRSHALLIVTVHGLDRSTGLRTTGKLNLVDLAGSERVGRSGAEGSRLREAQYINKSLSALGDVIYALRSRQGHVPFRNSKLTYLLQDSLSGDSKTLMMVQVSPAEKNTSETLCSLKFAERVRSVELGPISRKAELASWPSQEQLEGDVPGTAISSSRGHASPSPGPPSGRATSIRRKLQTSGKLRPVPV
- the KIFC3 gene encoding kinesin-like protein KIFC3 isoform X13, with the protein product MAGPCLWPDLTAKESLLSPESRIRPEMSEEGGTDLEKHRDLLAAENERLRQEMKAREGELRELRRQQAQCRGCTHLQENAGLQERLSQLQREAEEARAKLAELDVEVQQKTNRLAEVELRLKDSLAERAEEEERLSRRLRDSQETIASLKSQPQQIKYIIKTVEVESTKAKQALSESQSRNQYLQEQVGMQRQVLKEMEQQLQSSQKTAAQLRAQIAMYESELERAHGQMLEEMQAMEDEKNRAIEEAFSRAQVEMKAVHENLAGVRTNLLTLQPALRTLTHDYNSLKRQVRDFPLLLQETLRSARAEIGQAIEEVNNTNRELLRKYRRELQLRKKCHNELVRLKGNIRVFGRVRPITKEDGEGPEAANAVTFDANDDAVLHLLHKGKQVSFELDKVFPPQASQEEVFQEVQALVTSCIDGYNVCIFAYGQTGAGKTYTMEGTSANPGINQRALQLLFSEVRSKASDWDYAITVSVAEIYNEALRDLLGKEPQEKLEIKLCPDGSGQLYVPGLTEFRVQSVEDINKVFEFGHVKRVTECTNLNEHSSRSHALLIVTVHGLDRSTGLRTTGKLNLVDLAGSERVGRSGAEGSRLREAQYINKSLSALGDVIYALRSRQGHVPFRNSKLTYLLQDSLSGDSKTLMMVQVSPAEKNTSETLCSLKFAERVRSVELGPISRKAELASWPSQEQLEGDVPGTAISSSRGHASPSPGPPSGRATSIRRKLQTSGKLRPVPV
- the KIFC3 gene encoding kinesin-like protein KIFC3 isoform X2 → MCIKMAKAELFIHFLTAGPAEGSRGTSRLFPYTHGLEAGFFPLEIQVLGAPLGAGGGGSTGTGHLPGTSGLRGRRGRRIYFPLTARLLLQGPFHRSLGPRPSRPGRPRGAGDRPRARGRGCRRRGAAVLGTPVPCSQPAGAGLRDPPPLRELRGSGTLGQTVLPEKGWCPSLTEATEEPPASPHELATTVPGQAACTMNLEKAGGRFCSGKRASLPAPRPFPVIQKVVASMAHLQEEKLRLQEELLALQEKLAARKSEELAVSVQLQGQVENLKANLLDQAQEISRLRSELGGTDLEKHRDLLAAENERLRQEMKAREGELRELRRQQAQCRGCTHLQENAGLQERLSQLQREAEEARAKLAELDVEVQQKTNRLAEVELRLKDSLAERAEEEERLSRRLRDSQETIASLKSQPQQIKYIIKTVEVESTKAKQALSESQSRNQYLQEQVGMQRQVLKEMEQQLQSSQKTAAQLRAQIAMYESELERAHGQMLEEMQAMEDEKNRAIEEAFSRAQVEMKAVHENLAGVRTNLLTLQPALRTLTHDYNSLKRQVRDFPLLLQETLRSARAEIGQAIEEVNNTNRELLRKYRRELQLRKKCHNELVRLKGNIRVFGRVRPITKEDGEGPEAANAVTFDANDDAVLHLLHKGKQVSFELDKVFPPQASQEEVFQEVQALVTSCIDGYNVCIFAYGQTGAGKTYTMEGTSANPGINQRALQLLFSEVRSKASDWDYAITVSVAEIYNEALRDLLGKEPQEKLEIKLCPDGSGQLYVPGLTEFRVQSVEDINKVFEFGHVKRVTECTNLNEHSSRSHALLIVTVHGLDRSTGLRTTGKLNLVDLAGSERVGRSGAEGSRLREAQYINKSLSALGDVIYALRSRQGHVPFRNSKLTYLLQDSLSGDSKTLMMVQVSPAEKNTSETLCSLKFAERVRSVELGPISRKAELASWPSQEQLEGDVPGTAISSSRGHASPSPGPPSGRATSIRRKLQTSGKLRPVPV
- the KIFC3 gene encoding kinesin-like protein KIFC3 isoform X6; amino-acid sequence: MLAARRSWAPGPAASAGAAWKRDPRPDGRGQDVLVAGSEEEFSAQVPLLPVLVQRKIFGVSWSDSANPRGVCLALQVLPEKGWCPSLTEATEEPPASPHELATTVPGQAACTMNLEKAGGRFCSGKRASLPAPRPFPVIQKVVASMAHLQEEKLRLQEELLALQEKLAARKSEELAVSVQLQGQVENLKANLLDQAQEISRLRSELQGGTDLEKHRDLLAAENERLRQEMKAREGELRELRRQQAQCRGCTHLQENAGLQERLSQLQREAEEARAKLAELDVEVQQKTNRLAEVELRLKDSLAERAEEEERLSRRLRDSQETIASLKSQPQQIKYIIKTVEVESTKAKQALSESQSRNQYLQEQVGMQRQVLKEMEQQLQSSQKTAAQLRAQIAMYESELERAHGQMLEEMQAMEDEKNRAIEEAFSRAQVEMKAVHENLAGVRTNLLTLQPALRTLTHDYNSLKRQVRDFPLLLQETLRSARAEIGQAIEEVNNTNRELLRKYRRELQLRKKCHNELVRLKGNIRVFGRVRPITKEDGEGPEAANAVTFDANDDAVLHLLHKGKQVSFELDKVFPPQASQEEVFQEVQALVTSCIDGYNVCIFAYGQTGAGKTYTMEGTSANPGINQRALQLLFSEVRSKASDWDYAITVSVAEIYNEALRDLLGKEPQEKLEIKLCPDGSGQLYVPGLTEFRVQSVEDINKVFEFGHVKRVTECTNLNEHSSRSHALLIVTVHGLDRSTGLRTTGKLNLVDLAGSERVGRSGAEGSRLREAQYINKSLSALGDVIYALRSRQGHVPFRNSKLTYLLQDSLSGDSKTLMMVQVSPAEKNTSETLCSLKFAERVRSVELGPISRKAELASWPSQEQLEGDVPGTAISSSRGHASPSPGPPSGRATSIRRKLQTSGKLRPVPV